One Candidatus Devosia phytovorans genomic window carries:
- a CDS encoding HigA family addiction module antitoxin, with product MTITVPVFHPGEILQEEYLVPLGLSAGALAKRLNVPRTRIERLVKQTHPVTADTALRLAKFFDTTPHFWLNMQVAYDLDQEAGALAEELDRIDVLAA from the coding sequence ATGACCATCACGGTGCCGGTCTTCCACCCCGGCGAAATCCTGCAGGAAGAATATCTTGTGCCACTCGGGCTGTCGGCAGGCGCCCTGGCCAAGCGGCTGAACGTGCCGAGGACCCGTATTGAGCGACTGGTGAAACAGACTCATCCCGTCACGGCTGACACGGCGCTGCGTCTGGCTAAGTTTTTCGACACCACGCCGCATTTTTGGCTGAACATGCAGGTGGCATATGACCTCGACCAGGAGGCCGGGGCCCTCGCCGAGGAACTCGACAGGATCGATGTTCTGGCGGCCTAG
- a CDS encoding glycoside hydrolase family 3 N-terminal domain-containing protein yields the protein MTFHRSLAILPLLLMTGSAHAQSLEQMAGQMIVVGFQGDDAEDASVVALREELAAGKIGGVMYLKTNVKSLDAVREMNAAFRSASPELLPFITLDQEGGSVERLTADVGFAEIPSAASIASANTPEQAETIYGSMAKLIAELGFSVNFGPVADVNLNPNNQVIAKFGRAYSADPATVAAYDEAFVRAHHAAGLLTAPKHFPGHGSSTADSHEGFVDITQSWKPEELVPYKTLMADGLVDMIMVGHLYHAAHSESDAQNPASLSKRWISGILRGDMKYNGVVISDDLEMGAIRDHFTLEETVTKAVRAGMDILLFSNTAQYRAGLGQEILDILLAEAQADPEFKALIETSYQRIVALKARIG from the coding sequence GTGACCTTTCATCGCTCTCTTGCCATCCTGCCGCTGCTGCTGATGACCGGTTCTGCCCATGCGCAAAGCCTTGAGCAGATGGCGGGGCAGATGATTGTCGTGGGTTTCCAGGGCGATGACGCGGAAGATGCGTCGGTCGTGGCGCTGCGCGAGGAGCTGGCTGCCGGCAAGATCGGCGGGGTCATGTATCTCAAGACCAATGTGAAATCACTCGATGCGGTGCGCGAGATGAATGCGGCGTTCCGTTCGGCGTCGCCCGAACTCTTGCCCTTCATCACGCTGGACCAGGAGGGCGGGTCGGTGGAGCGGCTGACGGCGGATGTGGGCTTTGCCGAGATCCCCAGTGCCGCCAGCATTGCGTCCGCCAATACGCCGGAGCAGGCCGAGACGATCTATGGCAGCATGGCCAAATTGATTGCCGAATTGGGCTTTTCCGTCAATTTCGGGCCGGTGGCTGACGTCAATCTCAATCCGAACAACCAGGTGATCGCCAAGTTCGGCCGCGCCTATAGCGCCGATCCGGCGACTGTGGCCGCCTATGACGAGGCCTTCGTCAGGGCGCATCACGCGGCGGGGCTCCTCACCGCGCCCAAGCATTTTCCGGGGCATGGCTCGTCGACGGCCGACAGCCACGAGGGTTTTGTCGATATCACCCAGTCGTGGAAGCCCGAGGAACTCGTCCCCTACAAGACACTGATGGCGGATGGTCTCGTCGACATGATCATGGTTGGCCATCTCTATCATGCCGCCCATTCAGAATCAGATGCACAGAATCCGGCGTCGCTGTCGAAGCGCTGGATCAGCGGCATTCTGCGCGGCGACATGAAATACAATGGCGTCGTGATCAGCGACGACCTCGAAATGGGCGCCATTCGCGATCATTTCACGCTGGAGGAGACCGTCACCAAGGCGGTTCGCGCTGGTATGGATATATTGTTGTTCTCCAATACGGCGCAGTATCGCGCGGGGCTGGGGCAGGAGATCCTCGACATTCTTCTTGCCGAGGCGCAAGCAGATCCCGAATTCAAGGCTTTGATCGAGACAAGCTACCAGCGGATCGTGGCGCTCAAGGCGCGGATCGGCTGA
- a CDS encoding DUF2849 domain-containing protein: protein MEILTGNELISGGTVYLDAQNRWVEDLQTARVFSKEETAERDAAIAATKATGRIVSVEIEEVTAEAGVLTPKRLRERIRAAGPTAPLTLNGQIYDRQHLGEDGHVSI from the coding sequence ATGGAAATTCTGACTGGCAATGAATTGATATCGGGGGGGACGGTCTACCTCGATGCGCAGAACAGGTGGGTCGAAGACCTGCAGACCGCCCGGGTCTTTTCCAAGGAAGAGACGGCCGAGCGCGACGCCGCCATAGCCGCCACCAAGGCGACGGGCCGGATCGTCAGCGTCGAGATCGAGGAGGTTACCGCCGAGGCCGGTGTGCTGACGCCCAAGCGGCTGCGCGAGCGTATTCGCGCGGCGGGCCCGACGGCGCCGCTGACCCTCAACGGCCAGATTTACGACCGCCAGCACCTCGGGGAGGACGGCCATGTATCGATATGA
- a CDS encoding MFS transporter, translated as MPPAFARLDTPELRASIYQFTVYVPGGVASVFLGIWLSEHGLPADQIGMINALPTLCLLLLNLVVGRIADKADDWRSALIGLSLLSALAPLPLYFVSEFWGILLVWALCATSNGLIAPVIDAATVRMTRRNGTDFGAVRAWATIGYVFAAAGLGLFLNVLGSGAFITLYVLTVVVRVALAFLLPRFRSPSPKVTLANVPGVEAPRSRLKDSLQLWFVLPLIAFALVNSSNALIGSFGALLWHENGIPNYFLGPLLGIAATGEAALMFAWRRFGGRVTARNMILAAAMASLVRFTIMAFNPPVEVLFFTQLLHAFTFGMGYFGVVHFIANWTNEANAAEAQGFANMLSMGASMTALIFFGVLVEHFGSHAFFYSTVTALLAIGCVLWSLKLRPPKDAQ; from the coding sequence ATGCCACCGGCCTTTGCGCGCTTGGATACGCCCGAGCTGCGCGCTTCCATCTATCAATTCACGGTCTATGTCCCAGGCGGCGTGGCCTCGGTTTTTCTCGGCATCTGGCTGAGCGAGCATGGCCTGCCGGCCGACCAGATCGGCATGATCAACGCGCTGCCGACGCTGTGCCTGCTGCTGCTCAATCTCGTCGTCGGGCGGATCGCCGACAAGGCCGATGACTGGCGCTCGGCGCTGATCGGGCTGTCGCTCCTGTCGGCACTGGCGCCGCTGCCGCTGTATTTCGTCTCCGAATTCTGGGGGATCCTGCTGGTCTGGGCGCTCTGTGCCACCAGCAATGGATTGATCGCGCCGGTGATCGATGCTGCCACGGTGCGCATGACGCGGCGCAATGGCACCGACTTCGGCGCCGTGCGGGCCTGGGCGACGATCGGGTATGTGTTTGCCGCGGCGGGGCTGGGGCTGTTTCTCAATGTGCTGGGGTCGGGCGCCTTCATCACGCTTTATGTGCTGACGGTCGTGGTGCGGGTGGCACTGGCCTTCCTGTTGCCGCGCTTCCGTTCGCCGTCGCCCAAGGTGACGCTGGCCAATGTGCCAGGGGTGGAAGCACCCCGAAGCCGGCTCAAGGATTCGCTGCAACTTTGGTTCGTGCTGCCCCTCATTGCCTTTGCGCTGGTCAATTCCAGCAATGCGCTGATCGGCAGTTTCGGTGCGTTGCTCTGGCATGAGAACGGCATTCCCAACTATTTCCTGGGCCCGCTACTGGGGATAGCGGCGACGGGCGAGGCGGCGCTGATGTTCGCCTGGCGACGCTTTGGCGGGCGGGTGACGGCGCGCAACATGATCCTTGCTGCGGCCATGGCGAGCCTTGTGCGCTTTACCATCATGGCCTTCAATCCGCCGGTGGAAGTGTTGTTCTTCACCCAGTTGCTGCATGCCTTCACGTTTGGCATGGGGTATTTCGGCGTAGTGCATTTCATCGCCAACTGGACAAACGAGGCCAATGCTGCCGAGGCGCAGGGCTTTGCCAATATGCTGAGCATGGGCGCGTCGATGACGGCGCTGATCTTTTTTGGCGTCCTGGTCGAGCATTTCGGCAGCCACGCGTTTTTCTATTCGACGGTGACGGCGCTGCTGGCGATCGGATGCGTGCTGTGGTCGCTGAAGCTGCGACCGCCCAAGGATGCGCAGTAG
- a CDS encoding SAM-dependent methyltransferase, translating into MSAERIEEFLSAVKTAFAGNTLVRLRLAGYHGQEADLKNVDVKKIVAKGAEKFSFTFHYKTRDIIKNFIQPEALASLRNGLRDEYRSAQLSTTEFDMSFERNGDKVRLKRTEVSGRDAPSTGHDRAKNRPLTETQKPWLHALGITGKDGQVRNDAQDKFRQINKMVEIFSPLIQAIKAEKPRILDMGAGKGYLDFALYDHLAATRPLEVIGVELRDALVRDGNATAAASGFADLRFEAGTIIDYDAGGADAVIALHACDTATDDAIYQGIKAGASLIAVAPCCHKQVRRQMEAGKPAGELKVLLRHGIFLERQAEMVTDTLRALLLELNGYKTKVFEFVSDAHTPKNNLIVAEKDGRMGRDREAVLKQIADVKAMFGVERHYLEGLLGL; encoded by the coding sequence TTGAGCGCGGAACGCATCGAGGAATTTCTCTCGGCCGTGAAGACAGCCTTCGCGGGCAATACGCTCGTGCGGTTGCGGCTGGCCGGTTATCACGGCCAGGAAGCCGATCTCAAGAATGTGGATGTGAAGAAGATCGTCGCCAAGGGCGCCGAAAAGTTCAGCTTCACCTTCCACTACAAGACGCGCGACATCATCAAGAATTTCATCCAGCCCGAAGCTCTGGCCTCCCTGCGCAACGGGCTCAGGGATGAATATCGTTCGGCGCAGTTGTCGACGACCGAATTCGACATGAGTTTCGAGCGCAATGGCGATAAGGTGCGGTTGAAGCGAACCGAAGTATCGGGTCGTGACGCGCCATCGACCGGGCATGATCGGGCCAAGAACCGTCCGCTGACCGAGACGCAAAAGCCCTGGCTGCATGCGCTGGGTATTACTGGCAAGGACGGTCAGGTGCGCAATGATGCGCAGGACAAGTTCCGGCAAATCAACAAGATGGTCGAGATCTTTTCGCCGTTGATTCAGGCGATCAAGGCGGAGAAGCCGCGCATTCTGGATATGGGTGCGGGCAAAGGCTATCTCGATTTCGCGCTCTATGACCACCTCGCGGCCACGCGGCCGCTGGAGGTGATCGGTGTCGAGCTGCGCGACGCTCTCGTTAGGGATGGCAATGCGACGGCGGCGGCTTCGGGCTTTGCCGATCTGCGCTTCGAGGCCGGTACAATCATCGATTATGACGCGGGCGGTGCCGATGCGGTGATTGCGCTGCATGCCTGCGACACGGCGACGGACGATGCGATCTATCAGGGCATCAAGGCTGGCGCGTCGCTGATTGCGGTTGCGCCATGCTGCCACAAGCAGGTGCGGCGGCAGATGGAGGCGGGCAAGCCGGCGGGTGAGCTGAAGGTCCTGCTGCGGCACGGGATTTTCCTTGAGCGGCAGGCGGAAATGGTCACCGATACGCTGCGGGCGCTGCTGCTGGAGCTCAATGGCTACAAAACGAAGGTGTTCGAGTTCGTTTCCGACGCGCATACGCCCAAGAATAACCTGATCGTCGCCGAAAAGGATGGTCGCATGGGGCGGGACCGCGAGGCCGTGCTCAAGCAGATCGCCGATGTGAAGGCGATGTTCGGGGTGGAGCGGCATTATCTGGAGGGGTTGCTGGGGCTTTAG
- a CDS encoding glycosyltransferase family 1 protein has translation MLTEAFKSTSPRRILIVTDAWRPQINGVVRTLESVGKVLTAAGHEVHYLTPEKFWTLPVPTYPEIRLSLATGSAVARHIRAVEADHIHIATEGPLGLLARQYCLDRNLGFTTSFHTRFAEYLAMRMPVPQDWTYGYLRWFHSAAARTMVPTPSLRDDLVARGFANLVLWSRGVDGQRFRPGPKTQFAEFAGPHLLHVGRVAAEKNIEAFLKLEVAGTKIVVGDGPDCQRLMRDYPEAVFLGYRHGEELGECYRSADVLVFPSLTDTFGNVITEALASGTPVAAYPVTGPLDVLSDRRAGALDEDLNQAVSRALTLRREDARAHGEKFTWEASAGQFFNALEPLLGRAQPLSATA, from the coding sequence ATGCTGACCGAAGCGTTCAAATCGACTTCCCCCCGCCGCATCCTGATCGTCACCGATGCGTGGCGCCCGCAGATCAATGGCGTGGTGCGCACGCTGGAGAGCGTCGGCAAGGTGCTGACCGCGGCGGGGCACGAGGTGCATTACCTTACGCCGGAAAAGTTCTGGACGCTGCCCGTGCCGACCTATCCGGAGATCCGGCTGTCACTGGCGACGGGCAGCGCGGTGGCCCGACACATTCGCGCTGTCGAGGCGGATCACATCCATATCGCCACTGAAGGCCCGCTGGGCCTGTTGGCGCGGCAATACTGCCTCGACCGGAACCTGGGCTTCACCACCAGCTTTCACACGCGCTTTGCCGAATATCTGGCGATGCGCATGCCCGTTCCGCAGGATTGGACCTATGGCTATCTGCGCTGGTTCCACAGTGCCGCCGCCCGCACCATGGTGCCGACGCCATCGCTGCGCGACGACCTCGTGGCGCGAGGCTTTGCCAATCTGGTGCTGTGGAGCCGCGGCGTCGATGGCCAGCGCTTCCGACCCGGCCCCAAGACACAGTTTGCCGAATTTGCCGGCCCACACCTGCTGCATGTGGGGCGGGTGGCCGCCGAGAAGAATATCGAGGCCTTCCTCAAGCTCGAGGTGGCCGGCACCAAGATCGTCGTTGGCGATGGGCCCGATTGCCAGCGGTTGATGCGCGACTATCCCGAGGCTGTTTTTCTCGGCTATCGCCATGGCGAAGAACTGGGCGAGTGCTATCGGAGCGCCGATGTGCTGGTGTTTCCGAGCCTCACCGATACATTCGGCAATGTCATCACAGAGGCGCTGGCCTCGGGCACGCCGGTCGCCGCCTATCCGGTGACCGGGCCGCTGGATGTGCTGAGCGACAGGCGGGCCGGGGCGCTGGATGAGGACCTCAACCAGGCGGTGAGCAGAGCGCTGACCCTGCGTCGCGAAGATGCGCGGGCGCATGGCGAAAAGTTCACCTGGGAGGCCAGCGCCGGGCAGTTCTTCAATGCGCTTGAGCCGCTGTTGGGGCGTGCACAGCCACTGTCGGCGACGGCGTGA
- a CDS encoding Hpt domain-containing protein: MATSAAAALDSGSQRSQARSMRPIDLVHLAKQCLGDENLELEILRMFDATVRTYFGRLQQAQSFDDLALNLHSIKGASSGVGAWAIADQAKACEVELQAGRPLTPERIADLGIAVEEVRSFITGLLGKEAAV; the protein is encoded by the coding sequence ATGGCGACGTCAGCAGCAGCGGCGCTCGATAGCGGCAGTCAGCGATCGCAGGCGCGATCCATGCGCCCGATCGATCTGGTTCACCTGGCCAAACAGTGCCTGGGCGACGAGAATCTGGAACTGGAAATCCTGCGAATGTTCGATGCGACGGTCCGCACCTATTTTGGTCGGCTGCAGCAGGCCCAGAGCTTTGATGATCTGGCGCTGAACCTGCACTCGATCAAGGGCGCTTCCAGCGGCGTCGGCGCCTGGGCGATCGCCGACCAGGCCAAGGCCTGCGAAGTGGAACTCCAGGCCGGCCGGCCCCTCACCCCAGAACGCATCGCCGACCTGGGCATCGCGGTGGAGGAAGTCCGCAGCTTCATCACGGGGCTGCTGGGTAAGGAAGCGGCGGTCTAG
- a CDS encoding 2Fe-2S iron-sulfur cluster-binding protein, with protein MTKITFVQQDGERIETEAQNGATVMETAIMNAVPGIIAECGGACTCATCHVYVDDAWTEVVGGPSNMEEDMLDFAFDVTAKSRLSCQIKVRDALDGLVVHVPSRQG; from the coding sequence ATGACCAAGATCACTTTCGTCCAGCAGGACGGCGAACGCATCGAGACTGAGGCACAGAATGGCGCGACCGTGATGGAAACCGCCATCATGAATGCCGTCCCCGGCATTATTGCCGAATGTGGCGGTGCCTGCACCTGCGCCACCTGCCATGTCTATGTTGATGACGCCTGGACCGAGGTGGTCGGCGGCCCATCCAACATGGAAGAGGACATGCTAGACTTTGCCTTCGACGTGACGGCCAAGAGCCGGCTGAGCTGCCAGATCAAGGTCAGGGACGCACTGGACGGCCTCGTCGTGCATGTGCCGAGCCGACAGGGCTAG
- the cysG gene encoding siroheme synthase CysG, with the protein MGYLNTFPLSYKVQGLRIVIIGGGEEALNKVRLITKTTASVVIISRHIEPIFGSFHVTLAERAFAASDLDGAALVFVAEESDDAELAKAEARARGIPLNVVDVPAECDFYTPSIVDRAPLTIAISTEGDAPVLARLVRARIEAMLSPGLGKIARLAGQLRKTTEALIHDGASRRRFYEKLVTSPEIEAAEQAGQGFEAASALLSQHVSGTAEGVVWLIGAGPGSEDLLTLRAQRLLQEADVIVHDQLVPTVVVDMGRRDAERIDVGKAKGHHSFSQAQINTLIVRLASEGKRVARLKSGDPMIFGRAGEEVAALRKAGIGYQIVPGISAALAAAADTATPVTLRKVSSGFIMATAHGADEGELSHWAQLAQSGLTLALYMGKSIASDVAARLIAHGARADLPVGIVVNAGRADKSTYSGTLSALAMGQVEFSDGPAIIFVGEAVEAGDWANAAQLAGMSFKVA; encoded by the coding sequence ATGGGTTACCTCAACACATTTCCGTTGAGCTACAAGGTACAGGGTCTGCGCATCGTCATCATCGGCGGTGGTGAAGAAGCCCTCAACAAGGTCCGGTTGATCACTAAGACTACTGCATCAGTAGTGATTATCTCCCGGCACATCGAACCCATCTTCGGCAGTTTCCACGTCACGCTCGCGGAGCGCGCCTTTGCCGCTTCCGACCTCGACGGCGCTGCCCTGGTTTTCGTTGCCGAGGAGAGTGACGATGCCGAGCTGGCCAAGGCCGAGGCGCGTGCGCGCGGCATTCCGCTCAATGTCGTGGACGTGCCCGCCGAGTGCGATTTCTACACGCCATCCATCGTTGATCGTGCGCCACTGACCATTGCCATTTCGACCGAGGGCGATGCACCCGTGCTGGCGCGGCTGGTGCGGGCGCGGATTGAAGCCATGCTGTCGCCGGGTCTGGGCAAAATAGCGCGCCTGGCCGGGCAGTTACGTAAAACTACTGAGGCCTTGATTCACGATGGTGCTAGCCGCCGGCGCTTCTATGAGAAGCTGGTAACCTCGCCAGAGATCGAGGCGGCCGAACAGGCGGGGCAGGGGTTTGAGGCTGCTTCAGCGTTGCTGAGCCAACATGTGTCGGGCACGGCTGAAGGCGTGGTCTGGCTGATCGGCGCGGGGCCGGGCTCGGAAGACCTTCTTACACTCCGCGCGCAGCGGCTGCTGCAGGAGGCCGATGTCATCGTGCATGACCAGCTGGTTCCCACGGTCGTGGTCGACATGGGCCGGCGCGATGCCGAGCGGATCGACGTGGGCAAGGCCAAGGGCCATCACAGTTTTAGCCAGGCGCAGATCAATACGCTGATCGTGCGGCTGGCCAGCGAGGGCAAGCGGGTGGCGCGGCTCAAGTCGGGCGATCCGATGATCTTCGGGCGTGCCGGCGAGGAAGTCGCGGCGCTGCGCAAGGCGGGGATTGGCTATCAGATCGTGCCGGGCATCAGCGCGGCGCTGGCGGCCGCTGCCGATACGGCGACGCCGGTGACGCTGCGCAAGGTATCGAGCGGCTTCATCATGGCGACGGCGCATGGGGCCGATGAAGGCGAGCTCAGCCACTGGGCGCAGTTGGCCCAGTCTGGCCTGACGCTGGCGCTCTATATGGGCAAGTCCATTGCCTCCGATGTCGCGGCGCGGCTGATCGCGCATGGCGCGCGGGCAGACTTGCCGGTCGGCATCGTGGTCAATGCGGGCCGGGCCGACAAATCCACCTATTCGGGCACGCTGAGCGCTCTGGCCATGGGCCAGGTCGAATTCAGCGATGGGCCCGCAATCATCTTCGTAGGCGAAGCCGTTGAGGCCGGTGACTGGGCGAATGCCGCCCAGCTTGCCGGCATGAGCTTCAAGGTAGCGTAG
- a CDS encoding peptide chain release factor 3: protein MSLSSAAEASPRLSAEPFRTRRTFAIISHPDAGKTTLTERLLAAAGAIQSAGAVRGKSGTRSTRSDWMEMEQQRGISITSSVMTFDYDGLTLNLLDTPGHSDFSEDTYRTLTAVDAAIMVIDAAKGIESQTLKLFEVCRLRDIPIITFINKVDREGLSPLDLIDEIQGKLALDLTPVLWPIGQGVDFHGYLDLFEKRVVSPQGKPIAEYEAIEDLLDNETLVDDAVFMSALETLEMATSMLPPFDLETFHAGHLSPVLFGSALKGIGVAELLRTLGEWGPEPRPQPAIPAPISPDEKKVTGFVFKVQANMDANHRDRIAFVRLCSGTFSRGMRLKNVRSGKDMAVSNPMFFFGNDRELAEQAVAGDIVGIPNHGTLSVGDTLTEGATINVTGIPNFAPEIIRRVRLTDHMKTKQMAKALSDLSEEGVTQVFRRMVGADWIVGVVGQLQLEVLSARVAKEYGVPITFESLNYEVARWIESEDPKELDRFITAQKMNMAEDRNGAPVFLAQNAWWADRAKQDFPKIAFLTTKERH, encoded by the coding sequence ATGTCTTTATCCAGTGCCGCCGAGGCTTCGCCCCGGCTTTCTGCCGAGCCGTTCCGTACCCGCCGTACCTTTGCGATCATCTCGCATCCGGACGCTGGCAAGACGACGCTGACCGAACGCTTGCTGGCGGCTGCCGGCGCGATCCAGTCGGCCGGCGCCGTGCGCGGCAAATCGGGTACGCGGTCGACGCGGTCGGACTGGATGGAGATGGAGCAGCAGCGCGGCATTTCCATCACCTCCTCGGTAATGACCTTCGATTATGACGGGCTGACGCTGAACCTGCTCGATACGCCGGGCCACTCGGACTTTTCGGAAGATACCTATCGCACGCTGACGGCCGTGGACGCAGCCATCATGGTGATCGACGCCGCCAAGGGCATTGAGAGCCAGACGCTGAAACTGTTCGAAGTCTGCCGTCTGCGCGACATTCCGATCATCACCTTCATCAACAAGGTGGACCGCGAGGGCCTTTCCCCGCTGGACCTGATCGACGAAATCCAGGGCAAGCTGGCGCTGGACCTGACGCCTGTGCTGTGGCCGATCGGGCAGGGCGTCGATTTCCACGGCTATCTCGATCTCTTCGAAAAGCGCGTGGTGTCGCCGCAGGGCAAGCCGATTGCCGAATACGAGGCGATCGAGGACCTGCTCGACAACGAGACGCTGGTGGACGACGCGGTCTTTATGAGTGCGCTGGAGACGCTTGAGATGGCGACCTCCATGCTGCCGCCCTTCGATCTCGAAACTTTCCATGCCGGGCATCTGAGCCCGGTGCTGTTCGGCTCGGCGCTCAAGGGTATTGGCGTGGCCGAACTGCTGCGCACGCTGGGCGAGTGGGGCCCGGAGCCGCGGCCGCAGCCGGCCATTCCGGCGCCGATTTCCCCGGACGAGAAGAAGGTCACCGGCTTCGTCTTCAAGGTGCAGGCGAATATGGACGCCAATCACCGCGACCGTATCGCCTTCGTGCGCCTGTGCTCGGGGACGTTCAGCCGCGGCATGCGGCTCAAGAATGTGCGCTCGGGCAAGGATATGGCCGTGTCCAATCCGATGTTCTTTTTCGGCAATGATCGCGAACTGGCCGAGCAGGCCGTGGCGGGCGATATCGTCGGCATTCCCAACCACGGCACGCTGTCGGTCGGCGATACGCTGACCGAGGGCGCGACGATCAATGTGACGGGGATTCCGAACTTCGCTCCTGAGATCATCCGCCGTGTGCGCCTGACCGATCATATGAAGACCAAGCAGATGGCCAAGGCCCTGTCGGACCTTTCGGAAGAGGGCGTTACCCAGGTGTTCCGCCGCATGGTGGGCGCCGACTGGATCGTGGGCGTGGTGGGTCAGTTGCAGCTCGAAGTGCTGAGCGCGCGCGTCGCCAAGGAATATGGCGTGCCGATCACCTTCGAGAGCCTCAACTATGAGGTCGCGCGCTGGATCGAGAGCGAGGATCCCAAGGAGCTCGATCGGTTCATCACGGCGCAGAAGATGAACATGGCCGAGGATCGCAATGGCGCGCCGGTATTCCTGGCGCAGAACGCCTGGTGGGCCGATCGCGCCAAGCAGGACTTTCCCAAGATCGCCTTCCTGACGACGAAGGAACGGCATTGA
- a CDS encoding UDP-2,3-diacylglucosamine diphosphatase, with the protein MADDREVRRVRAIFISDVHLGMKPIRVGQLIEFLRAHDAETIYLVGDILDGWRLAKSWHWPSEYNVLVQILLDKANAGTRVVYLPGNHDEFLREYLGTYFGEVEFVDRTVHTSATGKTYLVIHGDQFDVVVMNAKWLAHVGDWAYNAALRINLALNWVRRRLGLQYWSLSAWAKQKVKNAVSVIGRFEEALVHEAKESGVDGVICGHIHFADIHDRLGIHYINTGDWVESCTAIVETPEGEFELVKWTEMVAGEPRKFRLRRAS; encoded by the coding sequence ATGGCGGATGACCGCGAAGTCCGGCGCGTTCGGGCTATATTCATCTCGGACGTTCACCTGGGCATGAAGCCGATCAGGGTTGGGCAGCTGATCGAATTCCTGCGCGCGCATGATGCCGAGACCATCTATCTGGTCGGCGACATTCTCGATGGCTGGCGCCTGGCCAAAAGCTGGCACTGGCCCAGCGAGTACAACGTGCTGGTGCAGATCCTGCTCGACAAGGCCAATGCCGGCACGCGCGTGGTCTATCTGCCGGGCAATCACGACGAATTCCTGCGCGAGTATCTGGGCACCTATTTCGGTGAGGTCGAATTCGTCGATCGCACCGTGCATACCTCGGCAACCGGCAAGACCTATCTCGTCATCCACGGCGACCAGTTCGACGTGGTGGTGATGAATGCCAAGTGGCTCGCCCATGTCGGTGACTGGGCCTATAATGCGGCGTTGCGCATCAACCTGGCGCTGAACTGGGTGCGCCGGCGGCTGGGGTTGCAATATTGGTCGCTGTCGGCCTGGGCCAAGCAGAAGGTCAAGAATGCGGTTTCGGTCATCGGGCGCTTCGAGGAGGCGCTGGTGCATGAGGCCAAGGAATCGGGCGTCGATGGCGTGATCTGCGGTCACATCCATTTCGCCGATATCCACGACCGGCTGGGCATCCACTATATCAATACCGGCGACTGGGTCGAAAGCTGCACGGCGATCGTCGAAACGCCTGAGGGCGAATTCGAGCTGGTGAAGTGGACCGAAATGGTGGCCGGCGAGCCGCGCAAGTTCCGCCTGCGCCGCGCCAGCTAG